From Pempheris klunzingeri isolate RE-2024b chromosome 18, fPemKlu1.hap1, whole genome shotgun sequence, a single genomic window includes:
- the xkr5a gene encoding XK-related protein 5a, whose translation MINAAGAVARRMPSVARRSGCWIAWCQAVLLGVSALVIVAERSALIYCIGFYLWNEETQWAGLTLGLFLPGTAVQLLSMKWYYDDGDDRRCYLSVIHILHLGIFKRLWDCMRSVLHMQDSVADLGAAVMQQADVAALWLLEALVLTLPQSLLQAYVVVSTDVGIMSPVAYCCGLCVLSISWALVLYSRACCLIRPGHLAMPPAALLCQLVWRAGMLGARVTCLMFFARVFNWWVCGVAGFHWLTASFWLVSQQPDICTGPWCWRAFNGIMGLVHVFLFLNVKDGPSRFRMASFYAFMLVENATLLLAASDFLSEASWDNMTLPTTVLCSFLLGATSLVLYYRFLHPKSTEISQGLNHNHMGSTCIERGESSFSLGDKSLPAPSIQNHGSFSLSGVAGSLLEHPGTCEGRPNSSCPCYHHHWLLIRLALKTGDLGKINRAYGAGGAAAILDMEEYNQEFKSNEGITTTGGGSCGGVSTSESQGKGLAPLSDCKDEFQSVSEPTSTEQPEEEDDSLEMESPLESPTSDFKRSSPEGKSVFGDSPEPYFCPTESSSTLYFSADPQSPSSASNPRLDRDIGGLEHGVRLNSIPSDPALHRDIRGLMGRVGPRCTSTPKLDSGVLDSPSTVPHLTGPRRQLIMSRRDEDDSF comes from the exons ATGATAAACGCTGCCGGGGCGGTCGCCCGCAGGATGCCGTCGGTGGCCCGGCGGAGCGGGTGCTGGATAGCGTGGTGCCAGGCGGTCCTGCTCGGCGTGTCGGCGCTGGTTATCGTGGCCGAACGGAGCGCTC tgatctACTGTATAGGGTTTTACCTTTGGAATGAGGAGACGCAGTGGGCAGGCCTCACTCTCGGCCTTTTTCTACCGGGGACGGCAGTTCAACTGCTAAGTATGAAATGGTACTATGACGACGGCGATGACAGGCGATGCTACCTCTCTGTCATACACATACTGCACTTGGGCATCTTCAAAAG GTTATGGGACTGTATGAGGTCTGTGCTGCACATGCAGGACTCAGTGGCCGATCTCGGAGCCGCTGTCATGCAGCAGGCAGATGTTGCTGCTCTTTGGCTGCTGGAGGCCCTCGTCCTCACGCTGCCTCAGAGCCTGCTGCAGGCGTATGTCGTGGTGTCCACTGATGTGGGCATCATGTCCCCAG TGGCCTATtgctgtggtctgtgtgtgctgtctaTTTCCTGGGCCCTGGTACTGTACAGCAGAGCCTGCTGTCTGATAAGACCAGGCCACCTGGCAATGCCTCCGGCAGCCCTGCTGTGCCAGCTGGTGTGGAGGGCAGGCATGCTGGGTGCAAGGGTGACTTGCCTCATGTTCTTTGCCAGGGTCTTTAACTGGTGGGTCTGTGGAGTAGCTG GTTTCCACTGGCTCACGGCCTCCTTCTGGCTGGTATCACAGCAACCAGACATCTGCACAGGCCCCTGGTGTTGGCGTGCCTTTAATGGCATCATGGGCCTCGTCCACGTCTTCCTTTTCCTCAACGTCAAAGACGGACCCTCGCGCTTCCGCATGGCCAGCTTTTATGCA TTCATGCTCGTAGAGAATGCCACTCTGCTGCTGGCCGCCTCCGACTTCCTTAGCGAAGCATCATGGGACAACATGACCCTTCCCACCACTGTGCTGTGTAGCTTTCTCCTTG GCGCTACCTCTCTTGTCCTATACTACCGGTTCCTCCACCCCAAGTCAACAGAGATCTCCCAGGGTTTGAACCACAACCACATGGGCAGCACGTGCATAGAACGAGGGGAGTCCTCCTTCTCTCTCGGAGATAAAAGCCTGCCAGCTCCTTCCATTCAAAACCACGGCAGCTTCTCCCTCTCAGGTGTGGCTGGTTCTCTACTGGAGCACCCGGGAACCTGTGAGGGCCGGCCTAACAGCTCCTGCCCTTGCTACCACCACCACTGGCTCCTAATCCGACTGGCTCTGAAAACAGGAGACTTGGGGAAGATCAATAGAGCCTATGGGGCCGGCGGAGCAGCAGCCATACTGGACATGGAGGAGTACAACCAGGAGTTTAAGAGCAACGAGGGCATTACTACCACAGGAGGAGGCAGCTGCGGGGGTGTGTCCACCTCTGAGTCTCAGGGCAAAGGCCTGGCACCTCTCTCAGACTGCAAAGATGAATTCCAGAGCGTCAGCGAGCCCACTTCAACCGAACAACCTGAAGAAGAGGACGACAGTCTGGAAATGGAGAGCCCGCTGGAGTCACCCACGTCAGATTTCAAACGTAGCTCGCCAGAGGGCAAGTCTGTGTTTGGAGACAGTCCGGAGCCATACTTCTGCCCTACAGAGTCAAGTTCAACCTTATATTTCAGCGCTGATCCTCAGTCTCCCAGCAGTGCCAGTAACCCCCGTTTGGACAGGGACATTGGGGGTCTGGAACACGGGGTGCGCCTCAACTCCATCCCCAGTGATCCAGCCCTTCACAGAGATATACGTGGGCTCATGGGACGGGTTGGGCCACGCTGTACTTCCACTCCTAAATTGGACTCTGGAGTGCTGGACTCCCCGTCTACTGTCCCTCATCTCACAGGTCCAAGGAGGCAGCTTATAATGTCCCGAAGAGATGAAGACGACAGCTTCTAG